From the genome of Acidobacteriota bacterium, one region includes:
- a CDS encoding phenylalanine--tRNA ligase beta subunit-related protein: MGISIFIDDQLKEILKLGLLEVESVAVEDGCPLPWREIDLFCKKIRQEHQNQAWTEIPGVKETRELYRLCGIDPTKTRPSSEALLRRILQGKGLYKVNNLVDVCNWCSLEFRLPIGLYDADKVKGKVICRLGKEGESFAGIRKDDVHVGGRICMADDEGAFGSPTSDSARTMITENTKRALMVLFALKKFEDSTLMSHLDEAKERIRRFCQGGGFSKGIIVAF; this comes from the coding sequence ATGGGAATAAGCATTTTCATAGATGACCAGCTTAAAGAGATTTTGAAGCTCGGTCTCCTCGAGGTCGAGTCGGTCGCAGTAGAAGATGGTTGCCCACTGCCATGGAGAGAGATCGACCTCTTCTGCAAGAAGATACGACAGGAGCATCAGAATCAAGCATGGACGGAGATCCCGGGTGTGAAAGAGACGAGAGAGTTATACCGTTTGTGCGGTATCGACCCGACGAAAACACGACCTTCGTCAGAGGCACTGCTGCGAAGAATCCTCCAGGGCAAAGGACTCTATAAGGTAAACAATCTAGTGGATGTCTGCAATTGGTGCTCGCTCGAGTTTCGGTTGCCGATAGGACTTTACGATGCGGATAAAGTAAAAGGGAAGGTGATCTGCCGGCTCGGAAAAGAGGGAGAATCCTTTGCTGGAATAAGAAAAGATGACGTGCATGTGGGCGGAAGGATCTGCATGGCAGATGATGAAGGGGCTTTCGGCAGCCCCACATCAGATTCTGCAAGGACGATGATAACGGAGAACACGAAGCGAGCCTTGATGGTTCTCTTTGCATTAAAGAAGTTCGAGGACTCAACGCTGATGTCCCATCTGGATGAAGCCAAAGAAAGGATTCGAAGATTCTGTCAAGGGGGCGGTTTTAGCAAGGGTATTATTGTTGCCTTTTGA